Proteins from a single region of Verrucosispora sp. NA02020:
- a CDS encoding MFS transporter gives MEAKVSDERPSPEGPATFREVFAQSEYRAVFAANTLTWIGDYVAKAAVTLLVYRTTQSVALSAAAFAVSYLPWLIGGPLLATIAERHRYRQVMVVCDLIRMSLMLLIAIPGIPVPVILALLFATTLANPPSQAARSALMPLILPGDRLVVGLSINASVGQAAQVVGYLLGAVVATASPTAALLMNAVAFALSALLVRVGVRDRAPAMSTAHRSHLLRETGDGFRIVFRTPVLRAIAVLVFSAMLFSIVPEGLAAAWANESADGMNTGLAQAMIMASHPLGFILGGLLIARLVGPARRLALMRPLAVFAPLALVPSLLDPSPVMVALLAAVSGFAVAGMLPVANGLFVQALPDGFRARAFGVMATGVQVIQGAAVLVTGLLAERFPIPVVVGVWSVAGVLLMSIVALRWPDHRAVAASVEAARRAGAAPAQGGAPGPEAPGSEQVGPGRPQHAVS, from the coding sequence ATGGAGGCGAAGGTGTCCGACGAGCGACCTTCTCCGGAAGGGCCGGCCACCTTCCGTGAAGTTTTCGCCCAGAGTGAGTACCGCGCCGTATTCGCGGCCAACACGCTGACCTGGATCGGCGATTACGTCGCCAAGGCGGCGGTCACCCTCCTCGTCTACCGGACGACCCAGTCCGTCGCCCTCTCCGCCGCCGCCTTCGCGGTGAGCTACCTGCCCTGGCTGATCGGCGGGCCCCTGCTGGCCACCATCGCCGAGCGACACCGGTACCGGCAGGTGATGGTCGTCTGCGACCTCATCCGCATGTCGCTGATGCTGCTCATCGCCATCCCGGGCATCCCGGTGCCGGTGATCCTGGCGTTGCTGTTCGCCACCACGTTGGCCAACCCGCCGAGTCAGGCCGCCCGGTCCGCCCTGATGCCGCTGATCCTGCCCGGCGACCGGCTCGTCGTCGGGCTCTCGATCAACGCCAGCGTGGGGCAGGCCGCCCAGGTGGTCGGCTATCTGCTCGGCGCCGTCGTGGCGACGGCGAGCCCGACCGCCGCGCTGCTGATGAACGCGGTCGCCTTCGCGCTCTCCGCGCTGCTCGTCCGGGTCGGCGTCCGCGACCGGGCCCCGGCGATGAGCACCGCCCACCGCAGTCACCTGCTGCGCGAGACCGGCGACGGGTTCCGGATCGTCTTCCGGACGCCGGTGCTGCGGGCGATCGCCGTCCTGGTCTTCAGCGCCATGCTCTTCTCGATCGTGCCCGAGGGGCTCGCCGCCGCCTGGGCGAACGAGAGCGCGGACGGGATGAACACCGGCCTGGCGCAAGCCATGATCATGGCCTCGCACCCGCTCGGCTTCATCCTCGGCGGCCTGCTGATCGCGCGGCTCGTCGGGCCGGCCCGTCGACTGGCCCTGATGCGCCCGCTGGCCGTCTTCGCGCCGCTGGCCCTGGTGCCGTCGTTGCTCGACCCCTCTCCGGTGATGGTGGCCCTGCTCGCCGCCGTCTCCGGCTTCGCGGTCGCCGGCATGCTGCCGGTCGCCAACGGACTCTTCGTGCAGGCCCTGCCGGACGGCTTCCGGGCCCGCGCCTTCGGCGTGATGGCCACCGGCGTGCAGGTGATCCAGGGCGCCGCGGTGTTGGTGACCGGGCTGCTCGCCGAACGCTTCCCGATCCCCGTCGTGGTCGGGGTGTGGAGCGTCGCGGGCGTGCTGCTGATGTCGATCGTGGCGCTCCGCTGGCCCGACCACCGGGCCGTGGCCGCCTCCGTCGAGGCGGCCCGGCGAGCCGGTGCCGCCCCCGCTCAGGGCGGTGCTCCCGGGCCGGAGGCGCCCGGCTCCGAACAGGTGGGTCCGGGGCGGCCGCAGCACGCGGTGAGCTGA
- a CDS encoding globin, translating into MNPAGESERNGETVTLFEAVGGEPTFRKLVDEFYAGIATDPLLRPMYPEDLGPASDRMRLFLMQYWGGPNTYSSQRGHPRLRMRHAPFRIGAAERDAWLRHMRRAVDTLDLPPTIETELWTYLERAALFMVNVMEDPAAPA; encoded by the coding sequence GTGAATCCCGCAGGTGAGTCCGAGCGCAACGGCGAGACGGTCACGCTCTTCGAGGCCGTCGGCGGCGAGCCCACGTTCCGCAAGCTGGTCGACGAGTTCTACGCCGGCATCGCCACCGATCCGCTGCTACGGCCGATGTACCCGGAGGACCTGGGCCCGGCCTCCGACCGGATGAGGCTGTTCCTCATGCAGTACTGGGGCGGCCCGAACACCTACTCGTCCCAGCGGGGGCACCCCCGACTGCGGATGCGGCACGCGCCGTTCCGGATCGGCGCCGCCGAACGCGACGCCTGGTTGCGGCACATGCGCCGGGCGGTCGACACTCTCGACCTGCCGCCGACGATCGAGACCGAACTCTGGACCTACCTGGAGCGGGCGGCCCTCTTCATGGTCAACGTGATGGAGGACCCGGCCGCGCCGGCATGA
- a CDS encoding YbjN domain-containing protein yields MPWWSWRPGPASGGDPETRSRITVEGTVRVGPPPPRQPGDDRSGGEHPLIADMPATVEPVTLGRVCDALDLLDVRYLADGDGNLLAMWERHAVLVTLEGPEDEILVLRARPHATVPPDWADRAYRVVNEWNHTRRFCKAYVGDATERGQLPIYAELQVPLAAGAHDALLVELLDCGAAVATSFVDWLHDEGALL; encoded by the coding sequence ATGCCGTGGTGGTCATGGCGCCCCGGTCCCGCCAGTGGCGGTGACCCGGAAACTCGAAGCAGGATCACGGTGGAGGGCACGGTCCGGGTCGGGCCGCCTCCGCCCCGCCAACCGGGGGACGACCGGTCGGGCGGGGAGCATCCGTTGATCGCCGACATGCCGGCAACCGTCGAACCGGTCACCCTGGGCCGGGTCTGCGATGCGCTCGACCTGCTCGACGTGCGCTATCTCGCCGACGGCGACGGCAACCTGTTGGCCATGTGGGAGCGGCACGCGGTGCTGGTCACGCTGGAGGGGCCGGAGGACGAGATCCTCGTGCTCCGGGCCAGGCCGCACGCGACCGTGCCGCCGGACTGGGCGGACCGGGCCTACCGGGTGGTCAACGAGTGGAACCACACCCGACGCTTCTGTAAGGCGTACGTGGGTGACGCCACCGAGCGGGGCCAGTTGCCGATCTACGCCGAGTTGCAGGTGCCGCTCGCCGCGGGGGCCCACGACGCCCTCCTGGTCGAGCTGCTGGACTGCGGGGCGGCAGTGGCCACCAGCTTCGTCGACTGGCTGCACGACGAGGGAGCGCTGCTCTGA